The following coding sequences are from one Lipingzhangella halophila window:
- a CDS encoding ABC transporter ATP-binding protein gives MIPTLLRVLGSEYSRPVRRTVALMAAAAILEGLSYALLVPVLRALLGDTPADAVPWLVAFGAAVAVYAVLRYLGDLSGFLAGTTLLRGMYHRLGDHLARLPVGWYSAGRVGEVSVLASQGVLRAMGVIAHLLAPLVSAAVTPLAIVAVLLAFDWRLGLAALVAVPLVAAVQARTGRSMAAADAERAERDQEATGRVIEYLQVQPVLRVGGRAAERFRLLDDSLRGLQRASRRSALSALPGVLGLALTVQAVFTVLLVLGTYLALGGGIGAAELLAILVLAARCADPLLSLSDLGGQLRAARTELERLEKILNTEPLPEAAEPVRPERHDLSFDSITFRQSDRTVLDGVSLSVPEGRRLAVVGPSGAGKTSLLQVLARFFDVDAGAVRVGGVDVRAIGTEVLMARIAIVFQDVYLFDGTIEENVRLGRYGADDAQVRAAAAAARLDEVVERLPDGWKTNVGEGGALLSGGERQRVSIARALLKDAPIVLLDEVTSALDPVNEAAVHAGIERLMAGRTVVMVAHRLRTVQRADRVLFLEQGRIVAEGSHDDLLRRGGPYAGFWQVSMTSVAGE, from the coding sequence ATGATCCCGACGCTGCTGCGCGTGCTGGGAAGTGAGTACTCCCGGCCGGTGCGCCGCACCGTGGCCCTGATGGCGGCGGCCGCGATCCTCGAAGGCCTGTCCTACGCGCTGCTGGTCCCCGTGCTGCGGGCCCTGCTGGGGGACACTCCGGCGGACGCGGTGCCCTGGCTGGTCGCGTTCGGGGCCGCGGTCGCGGTCTACGCGGTGCTGCGCTACCTCGGCGACCTGTCCGGTTTCCTCGCCGGGACCACGCTGCTGCGCGGCATGTACCACCGACTCGGCGACCATCTGGCCCGGCTGCCCGTCGGCTGGTACAGCGCGGGCCGCGTCGGGGAGGTGTCCGTCCTGGCGAGCCAGGGCGTGCTGCGGGCGATGGGCGTGATCGCGCACCTGCTGGCACCGTTGGTCTCCGCCGCCGTGACCCCCCTGGCGATCGTCGCCGTGCTGCTCGCCTTCGACTGGCGGCTGGGTCTGGCCGCACTGGTCGCCGTCCCGCTCGTGGCGGCGGTCCAGGCCCGGACGGGGCGCTCGATGGCCGCCGCCGACGCGGAGCGCGCCGAACGCGACCAGGAGGCCACCGGTCGGGTCATCGAATATCTCCAGGTCCAGCCGGTACTGCGCGTCGGCGGCCGGGCCGCGGAACGCTTCCGGTTGCTCGACGACTCACTGCGTGGACTGCAGCGCGCGTCCCGCCGTTCCGCGCTGTCGGCACTGCCGGGTGTGCTGGGCCTGGCGCTCACCGTGCAGGCGGTGTTCACCGTGCTGCTGGTCCTGGGTACCTACCTCGCCCTCGGCGGAGGCATCGGTGCGGCGGAGCTCCTGGCGATCCTGGTACTGGCCGCCCGCTGCGCGGATCCGCTGCTGTCGCTGTCGGACCTCGGCGGTCAGCTGCGGGCCGCGCGCACCGAACTGGAGAGGCTCGAAAAGATCCTGAACACCGAGCCACTGCCGGAGGCGGCCGAACCGGTCCGGCCGGAGCGCCATGACCTTAGCTTCGACTCCATCACCTTCCGGCAGAGCGACCGCACGGTGCTCGACGGGGTTTCGCTGTCGGTGCCGGAGGGACGACGACTCGCCGTCGTCGGCCCGTCGGGGGCCGGGAAGACCAGCCTGCTGCAGGTGCTCGCGCGGTTCTTTGACGTGGACGCGGGCGCGGTGCGCGTGGGCGGTGTGGACGTGCGCGCGATCGGCACCGAGGTGCTGATGGCGCGGATCGCCATCGTCTTCCAGGATGTCTACCTCTTCGACGGCACCATCGAGGAGAACGTACGGCTCGGCCGCTACGGCGCCGACGACGCACAGGTCCGTGCGGCAGCGGCCGCGGCGCGGTTGGACGAGGTGGTCGAGCGGTTGCCCGACGGCTGGAAGACGAACGTCGGCGAGGGCGGCGCACTGCTCTCGGGCGGTGAGCGCCAGCGGGTGTCGATCGCGCGGGCGCTACTTAAGGACGCGCCGATCGTGCTGCTGGACGAGGTGACCTCCGCGCTGGATCCGGTGAACGAGGCGGCCGTCCACGCGGGAATCGAGCGCTTGATGGCGGGCAGGACGGTGGTGATGGTCGCCCATCGGTTGCGGACCGTCCAACGCGCCGACCGAGTCCTCTTCCTGGAGCAGGGCCGGATCGTGGCGGAAGGAAGCCACGACGACCTGCTGCGCCGCGGCGGCCCCTACGCCGGTTTCTGGCAGGTGTCCATGACATCGGTGGCGGGCGAATGA
- a CDS encoding ABC transporter ATP-binding protein produces the protein MTTTDLAQEEEPSTPPTQPGSAPEPGSARLLRPFLGGFATVVILQMIGAVAGLAPLLAVAELGRALLAPGPTDDGRVWAIVAFGAVGLFVRLVFTAASAGTAHVLDGRVQLSLRRSLAAGLGRAPLGRLSQRRTGELAKVVGEDVSAVHPFIAHTPGELVSAFVVPAVSLVYLFTVDWRLTLITLIPVALAVALVPLMATPERRREQEEFDAAMGRIANSVVEFVQGLSVVKVFGGSGRAHNAFRTAVDGFVDSFYRMVRRLAKVAAGTQLALSSPFVLLVVLVGGAALIMSGGLAPADLLPFLLLGLGLTAPVAALGHGFDDMQAARRAVGRIREVLGVRPLPEPAHPVAPRGHRVELRGVRFAYVADHEVLRGIDLVLEPGTVTAVVGPSGSGKSTLVQLLPRFFDPTHGSVTLGGVDLREIGTGDLYSALSFVFQDVRLLRASVADNIALAVPLAGRDSVVRAARLANIHDRVRELPHGYDTVIGDEARLSGGEAQRIAIARALLADTPVLVLDEATAFADPQTERAVRRALSTLGGERTILVIAHRLETVADADTVVMLEDGAIIERGTPAGLLAQDGRFAEFWRSHRSAEANGAEARGGVRQGGETR, from the coding sequence ATGACCACCACTGACCTCGCCCAAGAGGAGGAGCCGAGCACTCCGCCGACACAGCCCGGCTCCGCGCCGGAACCGGGCTCGGCACGGCTGCTGCGTCCCTTCCTCGGGGGTTTCGCGACGGTCGTCATCCTGCAGATGATCGGCGCCGTCGCCGGGCTGGCGCCGCTGCTGGCGGTCGCGGAACTGGGCCGCGCCCTGCTGGCACCCGGCCCGACCGATGACGGCCGGGTGTGGGCCATCGTGGCCTTCGGCGCGGTCGGCCTGTTCGTCCGGCTGGTGTTCACAGCCGCCTCGGCCGGAACCGCGCACGTCCTCGACGGCCGGGTGCAGCTGTCGCTCCGGCGGTCCCTGGCCGCGGGGCTGGGGCGCGCACCGCTCGGCCGCCTGTCCCAGCGCCGCACCGGTGAGCTGGCGAAGGTGGTGGGAGAGGACGTCAGCGCGGTGCACCCCTTCATCGCCCACACGCCCGGCGAGCTCGTCTCGGCGTTCGTCGTTCCGGCGGTGTCGCTGGTCTACCTGTTCACCGTCGACTGGCGGCTCACGCTGATCACGCTGATACCGGTGGCACTGGCGGTGGCACTGGTCCCGTTGATGGCGACCCCGGAGCGGCGGCGCGAACAAGAGGAGTTCGATGCGGCGATGGGGCGGATCGCGAACTCCGTCGTCGAGTTCGTCCAAGGCCTGTCGGTGGTCAAGGTGTTCGGCGGCTCCGGGCGCGCCCACAACGCGTTCCGCACAGCCGTGGACGGTTTCGTCGACTCCTTCTACCGGATGGTCCGCAGGCTCGCCAAGGTCGCCGCCGGAACGCAGTTGGCGCTGTCGTCGCCGTTCGTACTGCTGGTCGTGCTGGTCGGCGGTGCGGCCCTGATCATGTCCGGCGGCCTGGCCCCAGCGGACCTGCTCCCCTTCCTGCTGCTCGGCCTGGGCCTGACCGCCCCAGTGGCCGCGCTCGGCCACGGGTTCGACGACATGCAGGCCGCCCGGCGCGCGGTCGGGCGGATCCGGGAAGTGCTCGGGGTGCGGCCGCTGCCGGAGCCCGCGCATCCGGTCGCCCCACGGGGGCACCGGGTGGAGCTGCGAGGCGTCCGGTTCGCATACGTTGCCGATCACGAGGTGCTGCGGGGAATCGACCTGGTGCTTGAGCCGGGGACGGTCACCGCGGTCGTGGGGCCGTCAGGAAGCGGCAAATCCACGCTGGTTCAGCTGCTGCCGCGGTTCTTCGACCCGACGCACGGCTCGGTCACCCTCGGCGGCGTGGACCTGCGCGAGATCGGCACCGGGGACCTCTACTCCGCGCTCTCCTTCGTCTTCCAGGACGTACGGCTGCTGCGCGCCTCGGTGGCGGACAACATCGCACTGGCGGTGCCCCTGGCCGGCCGCGACTCCGTGGTCCGCGCCGCCCGGCTGGCGAACATCCACGACCGCGTCCGGGAACTGCCGCACGGATACGACACGGTGATCGGCGACGAGGCCCGGCTGTCGGGCGGCGAGGCGCAGCGGATCGCGATCGCGCGCGCCCTGCTCGCCGACACGCCCGTGCTGGTGCTCGACGAGGCGACCGCCTTCGCCGACCCGCAGACCGAACGGGCGGTGCGCCGGGCCCTGTCGACACTGGGCGGGGAACGGACGATCCTGGTCATCGCTCATCGCCTGGAGACGGTCGCCGACGCCGACACCGTCGTGATGCTGGAGGACGGGGCGATCATCGAGCGCGGAACGCCGGCCGGGCTGCTGGCGCAGGACGGGCGGTTCGCGGAGTTCTGGCGATCCCACCGATCGGCGGAGGCCAATGGGGCCGAGGCCCGCGGCGGCGTACGGCAAGGAGGCGAGACCCGATGA
- a CDS encoding alpha/beta hydrolase gives MDSELEPYLPLLPASDLSDPPTSRKQLAELIATLPAPDTADLEIEDRTVPTEPEVPVRIYRPPRAQGAIVWLHGGGFIMGELDTEHPWAALLANNSGATVISVAYRLSPEQRFPAALDDAYAVLAWTAEHAAELGIDPARIAVGGHSAGAGIAASVALRARDQQGPSIRFQLLNQAALDDRQQTWSARNFTDTPFATRNTVAQAWSHYLGSAPATPYAAPTRATDLSGLPPAYITAAEFCPNRDEDIDYAVRLLQAGVSVELHQWAGTFHGSHQIQSAEVSQLQFTELGTALRRALAE, from the coding sequence ATGGATTCCGAACTCGAACCGTACCTGCCCCTACTCCCCGCGTCCGATCTGAGCGACCCGCCCACCTCGCGGAAACAGCTCGCCGAGTTGATCGCCACTCTGCCCGCACCGGACACGGCGGACCTGGAGATCGAGGACCGCACGGTCCCCACCGAGCCCGAGGTGCCGGTGCGCATCTACCGGCCGCCCCGGGCCCAGGGCGCCATCGTCTGGCTGCACGGCGGCGGATTCATCATGGGCGAGCTGGACACCGAGCACCCGTGGGCCGCGCTGCTCGCCAACAACTCCGGCGCGACCGTGATCTCGGTGGCCTACCGCCTCTCCCCCGAGCAGCGGTTCCCCGCCGCGCTCGACGACGCCTACGCGGTGCTGGCCTGGACCGCCGAGCACGCGGCCGAGCTGGGGATCGACCCGGCGCGGATCGCGGTCGGCGGCCACAGCGCTGGTGCGGGGATCGCGGCCTCGGTGGCGCTGCGCGCCCGGGACCAGCAGGGGCCGTCGATCCGCTTCCAGCTGCTCAACCAGGCCGCCCTCGATGACCGGCAGCAGACCTGGTCGGCGCGGAACTTCACCGATACCCCCTTCGCGACCAGGAACACGGTCGCCCAGGCGTGGAGCCACTACCTGGGCTCCGCGCCCGCCACGCCGTATGCCGCCCCGACACGGGCTACGGATCTGTCCGGCCTGCCGCCCGCCTACATCACCGCCGCGGAGTTCTGCCCGAACCGCGACGAGGACATCGACTACGCGGTGCGCCTGCTCCAGGCGGGCGTGTCGGTCGAACTGCACCAGTGGGCCGGCACGTTCCACGGGTCGCACCAGATCCAGTCCGCCGAGGTGTCCCAGCTCCAGTTCACCGAGCTCGGCACCGCGCTGCGCCGCGCCCTGGCGGAGTGA
- a CDS encoding PucR family transcriptional regulator gives MDALVVRLSQLDTEAAGALRVVSFYDTLMRRRVDLPALLRASAGLAECVAGVRLHGTRRGIRVGPDGRDAADPPMPASTAMPITLDEEEIGTVWLERAGPPCALDDMLLDRLAIAAAAAVEKHGPAPTTMADPALIELVISPGSDQAARARALRLLGFAADVPVRVAAVRSPLPLDQVGCRVCPTRPVKAASVAGVGVILAATVDPAGFPAGVRAGLGGAESPDRSWRQAHTALRFTTPRVPVVHHDDLGVFALLAEVPRDAARDNADVAAIEHMAAAPEDLETLDVYCSAGSVRRAAELLHLHHSSVARRLEQIGKSLGLDLTDPTGLTRARLALTTWRLLND, from the coding sequence ATGGATGCCTTGGTGGTCCGATTGTCGCAACTGGATACTGAAGCCGCGGGTGCACTGCGCGTCGTGTCGTTCTACGACACGCTGATGCGTCGACGGGTGGATCTTCCGGCGCTGCTCCGGGCCTCGGCGGGGCTCGCCGAGTGCGTGGCCGGGGTCCGGCTCCACGGCACGAGGCGGGGGATCCGCGTCGGGCCCGACGGCAGAGACGCCGCCGATCCGCCCATGCCCGCCTCCACCGCCATGCCGATCACCCTCGACGAGGAGGAGATCGGCACCGTGTGGCTGGAACGCGCCGGTCCGCCCTGTGCGCTCGACGACATGCTGCTGGACCGGCTCGCCATCGCCGCAGCGGCGGCCGTCGAGAAGCACGGGCCGGCCCCGACCACCATGGCCGACCCCGCGCTCATCGAACTGGTGATCAGCCCCGGCAGCGACCAGGCCGCCAGAGCCCGGGCGCTGCGCCTGCTCGGTTTCGCCGCCGATGTGCCGGTCCGCGTCGCCGCTGTCCGGTCGCCGCTTCCGCTCGACCAGGTCGGCTGCCGGGTCTGCCCGACCCGCCCGGTGAAGGCGGCATCGGTCGCGGGCGTGGGCGTCATCCTGGCCGCCACCGTCGACCCGGCCGGGTTTCCGGCGGGTGTTCGCGCGGGCCTCGGCGGCGCCGAGAGCCCCGACCGGTCCTGGCGGCAGGCGCACACCGCCCTCCGGTTCACCACCCCGCGCGTGCCCGTCGTGCACCACGACGACCTGGGCGTGTTCGCCCTGCTCGCCGAGGTGCCCCGGGACGCCGCGCGGGACAACGCCGACGTGGCCGCGATCGAGCACATGGCAGCAGCCCCGGAGGACCTGGAGACCCTGGACGTCTACTGCTCCGCGGGCTCGGTCCGCCGGGCCGCCGAACTCCTCCACCTGCACCACAGCAGCGTCGCTCGCAGGCTCGAACAGATCGGAAAGTCACTGGGCCTGGACCTCACCGACCCCACCGGCCTGACCCGGGCCAGGCTCGCCCTGACCACGTGGCGGCTGCTCAACGACTGA
- a CDS encoding RidA family protein yields the protein MTVQLNTPEGMFQPVPYHHVSIGTGTRQVHVAGQIARDAEANHIATGDLTGQVAQALRNTARGLAGAGAGFSDVVRLRFFAVRWSPEKMEDFMAGIERVVDELGIPQPLPPLSLIGIDYLFEPDVLVEVEAIAVLD from the coding sequence GTGACCGTGCAGCTGAACACCCCCGAAGGCATGTTCCAGCCCGTGCCCTACCACCATGTTTCGATCGGTACGGGTACCCGCCAGGTACACGTGGCCGGCCAGATCGCGCGCGACGCCGAGGCGAACCACATCGCGACGGGCGACCTCACCGGCCAGGTCGCGCAGGCCCTGCGCAACACCGCGCGCGGGCTGGCCGGCGCCGGAGCGGGCTTCTCCGATGTCGTGCGCCTCAGGTTCTTCGCCGTGCGGTGGAGCCCGGAGAAGATGGAGGACTTTATGGCGGGCATCGAACGTGTCGTCGACGAGCTCGGGATTCCGCAACCGCTGCCGCCGCTGTCTCTCATCGGCATCGACTACCTGTTCGAGCCCGACGTACTTGTCGAGGTCGAAGCGATCGCTGTCCTGGACTGA
- a CDS encoding winged helix-turn-helix transcriptional regulator yields MPETSRSVADPPQLTAEHRELLDEVLDKWSLQVLDTLCERTSRFNELRRAIPAVTQKSLTATLRRLERNGMVERVIVRTRPIAVEYRITPLGTTLQELIDALLRWTTANMPRVQRARAHFDEET; encoded by the coding sequence ATGCCGGAAACCTCCCGCTCCGTAGCCGACCCACCCCAGCTCACCGCGGAACACAGGGAACTGCTCGACGAAGTGCTCGACAAGTGGTCGCTCCAGGTGCTCGACACACTGTGCGAGCGGACATCACGCTTCAACGAACTGCGCCGAGCGATCCCCGCCGTGACGCAGAAGTCGCTGACGGCGACGCTGCGCCGCTTGGAGCGCAACGGGATGGTCGAGCGCGTCATCGTGCGCACGCGCCCCATCGCTGTCGAGTACCGCATCACGCCGCTGGGAACGACACTTCAGGAGCTCATCGACGCACTCCTGCGGTGGACCACCGCCAACATGCCCCGCGTCCAGCGCGCACGCGCGCACTTCGACGAGGAAACATGA
- a CDS encoding SMI1/KNR4 family protein translates to MEENPTVSAFPTEREQTGPGDWAANHPVDGAPASVERWRSYLAEFSADMLRAMDEDELDITDEQRAASWLGYDGATEEQITALEERLGTQLPPSYRSFLATSNGWGPLGSFLDSMRSTGAVCWVDDLEGESGPLTEADLVNDGLAGRVLLISLEGDALYWLLDAGDISPDGEWAAYIWASWYPGLGERFRSFADLVADERGAFEELSGAEGNPVHPDGAEELLAEGRRSALRGEVEEALDTFQRAADKGSGAAAYLRVVLSAFLDLRRIFHDLRGVLHHPHVASGIGIEQLSSEAVPLFMRSAEHDGIDPRGEAARVLAGIVPGLPTGSALQQEWDTWLADHPLPEPPAFEQALETARELAARGATDEAWTVIARALPEWYPMSPNRIAPVVLLTDPTLRPVIDHRRAREVVFTPRCERAPI, encoded by the coding sequence ATGGAAGAGAACCCGACCGTCTCCGCCTTCCCTACCGAGCGGGAACAGACCGGCCCGGGAGACTGGGCAGCGAACCACCCGGTGGACGGAGCGCCCGCGTCCGTCGAGCGCTGGCGGAGCTACCTGGCCGAGTTCAGCGCCGACATGCTGCGTGCAATGGACGAGGACGAACTCGACATCACCGACGAGCAGCGCGCCGCCTCCTGGCTGGGCTACGACGGTGCCACTGAGGAACAGATCACAGCCCTGGAGGAGCGACTGGGTACGCAACTGCCGCCCAGCTACCGCTCCTTCCTCGCTACCTCCAACGGGTGGGGGCCTCTGGGCAGCTTCCTGGACAGCATGCGCTCCACCGGCGCCGTCTGTTGGGTGGACGACCTCGAAGGCGAAAGCGGGCCGCTCACCGAGGCGGACCTAGTCAACGACGGGCTCGCGGGGCGAGTACTGCTGATCTCGCTTGAGGGCGACGCCCTGTACTGGTTGCTCGACGCGGGAGACATCTCCCCCGACGGCGAGTGGGCCGCCTACATTTGGGCCAGTTGGTACCCGGGACTGGGCGAACGGTTCCGGTCCTTCGCCGACCTCGTCGCCGACGAACGCGGCGCGTTCGAGGAGCTGAGCGGAGCGGAGGGAAATCCCGTACACCCCGATGGCGCTGAGGAGCTCTTGGCCGAGGGGCGCCGGTCGGCGTTGCGCGGCGAGGTGGAGGAGGCGCTGGACACCTTCCAACGTGCCGCGGACAAGGGGTCCGGCGCCGCCGCCTACCTGAGAGTGGTCCTCTCGGCCTTCCTCGACCTCCGCCGGATCTTCCATGACCTGCGCGGCGTGCTGCACCATCCCCACGTGGCCTCCGGGATCGGCATCGAGCAGCTCAGCTCCGAGGCTGTCCCACTCTTCATGCGCAGCGCCGAACACGACGGAATCGACCCGAGGGGCGAAGCGGCCCGCGTCCTGGCCGGCATCGTGCCCGGCCTGCCGACCGGGTCAGCGCTCCAGCAGGAATGGGACACCTGGCTGGCCGACCACCCCTTGCCGGAACCCCCGGCCTTCGAGCAGGCCCTCGAGACCGCTCGCGAGCTGGCGGCCCGCGGCGCCACCGATGAGGCATGGACCGTCATTGCGAGGGCCCTGCCCGAGTGGTACCCGATGTCGCCAAACCGGATCGCCCCCGTGGTGCTGCTCACCGACCCCACTCTGCGCCCGGTGATCGACCATCGCCGGGCGCGCGAGGTGGTGTTCACCCCGCGTTGCGAGCGCGCACCCATCTGA
- a CDS encoding SMI1/KNR4 family protein, with translation MSEETSRRYRDRTVFGPFAEAHPEEVRAVEDEIGRPLPPDYLAFLRVANGGLLNYAVRIPPGADGDILVFSTLYRLGRNAKGVYGRATLLGAYRSLPGTVFAEAFSAQGIAADSLLPIACDGGDNQLFLDLSPGGGGRILAFVFGLPAWTGTPRATGCGVLADGFHDYLDTLFIDEESAEWTWEYYVGDAAPEDPWRQAVEEWLDQGLPGWRTRPWAPR, from the coding sequence ATGTCTGAAGAGACGTCACGGCGTTACCGGGACCGGACCGTCTTCGGTCCTTTCGCCGAGGCCCACCCCGAGGAGGTGCGTGCGGTCGAGGACGAGATCGGCAGGCCACTGCCTCCCGACTACCTCGCGTTCCTCCGTGTGGCCAACGGCGGCCTCCTGAACTACGCGGTGCGCATCCCTCCCGGGGCCGATGGCGACATCTTGGTGTTCTCAACGCTGTACCGTCTCGGCCGAAACGCCAAGGGTGTGTACGGACGCGCGACCCTGCTCGGTGCGTACCGGAGCCTTCCCGGCACCGTGTTCGCCGAGGCGTTCTCCGCCCAGGGCATCGCTGCCGACTCGCTGCTGCCGATCGCCTGCGATGGTGGGGACAACCAGCTCTTCCTCGACCTGTCACCCGGCGGTGGTGGCCGCATTCTGGCCTTCGTCTTCGGGCTGCCCGCGTGGACGGGGACGCCCCGCGCCACCGGCTGCGGCGTGCTGGCCGATGGCTTCCACGACTATCTCGACACCCTGTTCATCGACGAAGAGTCGGCCGAGTGGACCTGGGAGTACTACGTCGGAGACGCCGCCCCGGAGGACCCATGGCGCCAGGCCGTCGAGGAATGGCTCGACCAGGGACTACCCGGCTGGCGGACACGGCCCTGGGCGCCGCGGTGA
- a CDS encoding DUF4192 family protein, which translates to MSTWGCGARALAETALDEVDQAHPEYSTARLLRYALRAGLPPRECEPTPEWEGFRV; encoded by the coding sequence GTGTCCACGTGGGGCTGCGGCGCCCGCGCGCTCGCCGAAACCGCCCTGGATGAGGTTGACCAGGCGCATCCCGAGTACTCCACGGCCCGGCTGCTCCGCTATGCACTGCGGGCGGGACTACCGCCCCGCGAGTGTGAACCCACCCCCGAATGGGAGGGCTTTCGTGTCTAG
- a CDS encoding polymorphic toxin-type HINT domain-containing protein — protein sequence MRWVRRAEAGAGKVEYGTVLLLVAAVTAAVIGFGLPGDVRALLDRSMCLVPGDQECEEAAAGDPDEDSGGGDDESGDGEESGDEEASEEDILAAEGYGSEESYDPELAEDLEEAESDLEEAEEELEEAQSEFDDLKDELLQLLKELIGLEDAEKCITEGDIVACIWTVVGFAPWGKAAKVAKKIPTIARLITKWRRRSGRLDDAEEAADNARGRRDDALEACDISPGGRNSFPAGTSVLLAGGGSEAIEDIEVHDRVLATDPSTGQTRPRSVTDTITTTGSKTLTRVTVQTPRGGAQFTATDHHRFWVESHQEWTEAGALAPGDELRTPDGGTVTVFGSGDFTQRQTVHNLTVAETHSYYVGADDGGGYVLVHNQNQNPGGCGGEKSPERLEQERRNPDGNPEKPQKGKEHDDWAPNEQAALDRAEQRVNLAGEETIEHTQKIGPWEGFTSGRQTADGKRGWRLDFDPNNPDKGYHINWWDRTDGKKRKDWEYGSIHVQDGDEDAFIRALEELN from the coding sequence ATGCGGTGGGTGCGGCGGGCTGAGGCCGGAGCCGGAAAGGTCGAGTACGGCACCGTGCTCCTCTTGGTGGCCGCGGTCACAGCGGCGGTCATCGGGTTCGGTCTGCCCGGTGACGTCCGCGCGCTACTCGACCGCAGCATGTGCCTCGTTCCCGGCGACCAGGAGTGCGAGGAGGCCGCGGCCGGCGACCCCGATGAGGACTCCGGCGGTGGTGACGACGAGTCCGGGGACGGAGAGGAGTCCGGCGACGAGGAAGCGTCCGAGGAGGACATCCTGGCCGCCGAGGGATACGGGTCGGAGGAGTCCTACGACCCGGAGCTCGCTGAGGACCTCGAGGAGGCCGAGAGCGACCTGGAGGAGGCCGAGGAGGAGCTGGAGGAAGCGCAGTCGGAGTTCGATGACCTCAAGGACGAACTGCTGCAGCTGCTCAAGGAACTGATCGGTCTCGAAGACGCCGAGAAGTGCATCACCGAGGGCGACATCGTGGCCTGCATCTGGACGGTGGTCGGCTTCGCCCCCTGGGGCAAGGCCGCCAAGGTCGCCAAGAAGATCCCGACCATCGCCCGGTTGATCACCAAGTGGCGCCGGCGCAGCGGCCGCCTTGACGACGCAGAGGAGGCCGCCGACAACGCCCGCGGCAGGCGCGACGACGCCCTCGAAGCCTGCGACATCAGTCCCGGCGGCCGCAACAGTTTCCCCGCCGGCACCTCCGTGCTCCTCGCGGGTGGCGGTTCGGAGGCCATAGAGGACATCGAGGTCCACGACCGGGTCCTCGCGACCGACCCCTCCACGGGGCAGACCCGCCCGCGGTCGGTGACCGACACCATCACAACGACTGGCAGCAAGACCCTGACCCGGGTGACGGTGCAGACTCCCCGGGGCGGTGCGCAGTTCACGGCGACCGACCACCACCGCTTCTGGGTTGAGAGCCACCAGGAGTGGACAGAGGCCGGTGCCCTCGCGCCCGGCGACGAGCTTCGCACGCCCGACGGCGGCACGGTAACGGTCTTCGGAAGCGGAGACTTCACCCAGCGACAGACCGTCCACAACCTCACCGTCGCTGAGACGCACTCGTACTATGTCGGTGCCGACGACGGTGGCGGTTACGTCCTCGTCCACAACCAGAACCAGAACCCGGGAGGTTGCGGCGGCGAGAAGAGCCCGGAGCGGCTGGAGCAGGAGCGGCGCAACCCGGACGGTAACCCCGAGAAACCGCAGAAGGGCAAAGAGCACGACGACTGGGCGCCGAACGAGCAGGCCGCGCTCGACCGCGCCGAGCAACGGGTCAACCTCGCCGGTGAGGAGACCATCGAGCACACCCAGAAGATCGGGCCGTGGGAAGGCTTCACGAGCGGCCGGCAGACCGCCGACGGTAAGCGCGGCTGGCGGCTCGACTTCGATCCGAACAACCCGGACAAGGGGTACCACATCAACTGGTGGGACCGTACGGACGGCAAGAAGCGCAAGGACTGGGAGTACGGGTCCATCCACGTGCAGGACGGCGACGAGGACGCCTTCATCCGCGCCCTTGAGGAGCTGAACTGA